The following coding sequences lie in one Nonomuraea muscovyensis genomic window:
- a CDS encoding BTAD domain-containing putative transcriptional regulator, with protein sequence METERHTLGSFIRDRRLRAGLNQKELAAQAALSERSLRDLEAGRVSRPRASSLRRLAEALDITGADLDTLLAAVPAGPAKPLRIGVLGPLSVRVGDAAVEVRSGTQRRLLGLLALRPGQPVHREEIIDTLWGERPPKSCLSLVQGYVGSLRKLLTRTRTPGSAITLGPGGYVLSPEAGAHDVLRFGDLVARAQLARDEGRFAAATELLDAALRCWRGPVLAGAGPRLAQHPAAVALNHERTAAALAFADLALGSGDHEGAAARLRELVADEPLHEALHARLVLATAGSGDQAAALRLFVAVSGRLADELGVEPGPELAAAHLRVLRQEPHGRTVTGAAGPGAPGRAGGSGSELPVGEAGQVIPAQLPMDVRGFAGRAGELGRLDGLVTASAGRPTTVTITVVSGTAGVGKTSLAVHWAHRVRDRFPDGQLYLDLRGHSREPPLSAAEALTALLRALDTPPERIPADTAQAAARYRSLLDDRRMLLLLDDAASAEQVRPLLPGAPGCLVLVTSRDRLSGLVAREGARRITLDVLPRQEAHELLASVLGRRRIDAEPEAAARLADLCGRLPLALRISAAHLADRPGRAIAGYAEELARGNRLAALEIEEDPETAVRAALDRSYAALRPDARRAYRLLGLVPGADFSPGAAAAATGLAAGEADRLLQRLAGRHLLKERAPGRYAFHDLVRLHARARAAAEDGPTERAAALRRVCRWHLSGVEAAADLLYSHMLRLPPLGEAATAFRDARDARRWLDAESANLVTATVEAAAGAAREEAWHLALALRGYLWMSGDLAAAEATAAAALTAALTADDARGQAAARLALGQTLTRLGRLEEARHHLDEAVRVGALLDWPEHWTATCTTLGTLHSWHGRLDDAAGHYRRGLELSLARGHAEGAAVNLVNLAFTALHAGDLEQAVSYGEQVLARYGVAGSGDGHPATLAVLGDACHLLGRFDQALAHFDRALEAYRRIGSSVEEPVVRATRVAVHCDAGRYDHALREAEALAHATRDSAGRVRAAALAALGTAHRHLGNPSATGHLEAALTALESGGDRVLETQIRLELAASRLSAGRLAAAEAGAEQALAVARHAGYRVWEGQGLLVLAAVDLARDLPERAAERAACALALHRRSGYRLGQGRALLLLADAAARAGRPDTSRAEAGRILAEIGAVPLDRHG encoded by the coding sequence ATGGAGACGGAGCGGCACACGCTGGGCTCGTTCATCCGGGACCGTCGCCTGCGAGCAGGCCTCAACCAGAAGGAACTGGCCGCTCAAGCCGCGTTGAGCGAACGTTCGCTGCGCGACCTGGAGGCCGGCCGGGTGAGCCGTCCACGGGCCTCGTCCCTGAGGCGGCTCGCCGAGGCGCTGGACATCACCGGTGCCGACCTGGACACGCTGCTGGCCGCCGTCCCCGCAGGCCCCGCGAAGCCGCTCCGGATCGGCGTGCTGGGGCCGCTCTCCGTCCGCGTCGGCGACGCGGCCGTCGAGGTGCGGTCGGGCACGCAGCGCCGGTTGCTCGGCCTGCTGGCACTGCGGCCGGGGCAGCCGGTGCACCGCGAGGAGATCATCGACACGCTCTGGGGCGAGCGGCCGCCGAAGTCCTGCCTGAGCCTGGTGCAGGGCTACGTCGGCTCCCTGCGCAAGCTGCTCACGCGCACCCGGACGCCCGGCTCCGCCATCACGCTGGGCCCCGGCGGCTACGTCCTGTCCCCGGAGGCCGGTGCGCACGACGTGCTGCGGTTCGGCGATCTCGTCGCCCGCGCGCAGCTCGCCCGCGACGAGGGCCGGTTCGCGGCGGCGACGGAGCTCCTCGACGCCGCGCTGCGGTGCTGGCGAGGCCCGGTGCTGGCCGGCGCCGGCCCCCGGCTCGCTCAGCACCCCGCCGCCGTGGCGCTCAACCACGAGCGCACCGCCGCCGCGCTGGCCTTCGCGGACCTCGCCCTGGGCAGCGGCGACCATGAGGGGGCCGCTGCCCGATTACGCGAGCTCGTCGCCGACGAACCCCTGCACGAAGCCCTGCACGCCCGCCTCGTCCTGGCGACGGCCGGTAGCGGGGACCAGGCCGCCGCGCTGCGCCTGTTCGTGGCGGTCAGCGGCAGGCTGGCGGACGAGCTGGGCGTCGAGCCGGGGCCCGAGCTGGCGGCGGCCCACCTGCGGGTGCTGCGCCAGGAGCCACACGGCCGCACGGTCACCGGCGCCGCCGGGCCCGGCGCGCCCGGCCGGGCGGGCGGCTCCGGTTCGGAGCTGCCTGTCGGGGAAGCCGGGCAGGTCATCCCGGCGCAGCTCCCGATGGACGTCCGCGGCTTCGCCGGCCGCGCCGGCGAACTCGGCCGGCTGGACGGCCTGGTGACGGCGAGCGCCGGCCGGCCCACCACTGTGACGATCACGGTGGTCTCCGGCACGGCGGGAGTCGGCAAGACCTCGCTGGCGGTGCACTGGGCGCACCGGGTCCGCGACCGGTTCCCCGACGGGCAGCTCTACCTCGACCTCCGGGGTCACTCCCGGGAGCCGCCGCTGAGCGCCGCCGAGGCGCTGACGGCGCTGCTGCGCGCGCTGGACACGCCCCCGGAGCGGATCCCGGCCGACACCGCCCAGGCCGCCGCCCGCTACCGGTCGCTCCTCGACGACCGGCGGATGCTCCTGCTGCTGGACGACGCGGCCTCGGCCGAACAGGTGCGCCCCCTCCTGCCGGGCGCACCCGGCTGTCTCGTGCTCGTCACCAGCCGTGACCGCCTCAGCGGGCTGGTCGCGAGGGAGGGCGCCCGGCGGATCACGCTCGACGTCCTGCCCCGGCAGGAGGCACACGAGCTGCTGGCCTCGGTGCTCGGACGGCGGCGGATCGACGCCGAGCCCGAGGCCGCCGCGCGACTGGCCGACCTGTGCGGCCGGCTGCCGCTGGCGCTGCGTATCTCGGCCGCCCACCTGGCGGACCGGCCCGGGCGGGCGATCGCCGGCTACGCCGAGGAACTGGCCCGGGGCAACAGGCTCGCCGCCCTGGAGATCGAGGAGGATCCGGAGACCGCCGTACGGGCCGCGCTGGACCGGTCGTACGCGGCCCTGCGGCCCGACGCGCGGCGGGCGTACCGGCTCCTCGGCCTCGTGCCCGGCGCGGACTTCTCCCCGGGGGCCGCAGCGGCGGCGACGGGCCTGGCCGCGGGCGAGGCGGACCGGCTGCTGCAGCGCCTGGCGGGCCGGCATCTGCTGAAGGAGCGGGCGCCGGGCCGGTACGCCTTCCACGACCTGGTCAGGCTGCACGCGCGGGCCCGGGCGGCCGCCGAGGACGGCCCCACCGAGCGGGCGGCCGCCCTCCGGCGGGTCTGCCGATGGCACCTGTCCGGGGTGGAGGCGGCGGCGGACCTCCTCTACTCCCACATGCTGCGCCTGCCGCCGCTCGGCGAGGCCGCCACCGCGTTCCGGGACGCCCGCGACGCCCGGAGGTGGCTCGACGCCGAGTCGGCGAACCTGGTGACCGCGACGGTGGAGGCCGCCGCGGGCGCGGCGCGGGAGGAGGCCTGGCACCTGGCGCTGGCGCTGCGCGGCTACCTCTGGATGTCCGGCGACCTGGCGGCGGCCGAGGCGACGGCCGCCGCGGCGCTGACGGCGGCGCTGACGGCGGACGACGCCCGCGGCCAGGCGGCGGCGAGGCTCGCCCTCGGCCAGACCCTGACCAGGCTCGGCCGGCTCGAAGAGGCCCGGCACCACCTCGACGAGGCCGTCCGCGTGGGCGCCCTGCTGGACTGGCCGGAGCACTGGACGGCGACGTGCACCACGCTGGGCACGCTGCACTCCTGGCACGGCCGGCTCGATGACGCGGCCGGCCACTACCGCCGAGGTCTGGAGCTGAGCCTGGCGCGCGGCCACGCGGAGGGCGCGGCGGTCAACCTGGTCAACCTCGCCTTCACGGCCCTGCACGCCGGAGACCTGGAGCAGGCCGTGTCGTACGGCGAGCAGGTGCTGGCGCGCTACGGCGTCGCCGGGTCGGGAGACGGCCACCCGGCCACCCTCGCCGTGCTGGGCGACGCCTGCCACCTGCTCGGCCGGTTCGACCAGGCGCTCGCCCACTTCGACCGCGCGCTGGAGGCCTACCGGCGGATCGGCAGCTCCGTGGAGGAGCCGGTCGTGCGGGCCACCCGCGTCGCGGTGCACTGCGACGCGGGCCGCTACGACCACGCGCTGCGGGAGGCCGAGGCGCTCGCGCACGCCACGCGCGACTCGGCCGGCCGGGTGCGGGCCGCCGCCCTGGCCGCGCTCGGCACGGCCCACCGGCACCTGGGAAACCCCTCGGCGACCGGGCACCTGGAGGCGGCCCTGACCGCGCTGGAGTCCGGGGGAGACCGCGTGCTGGAGACGCAGATCCGGCTGGAACTGGCCGCGTCCCGCCTGTCGGCGGGCCGGCTCGCAGCCGCCGAGGCGGGCGCCGAACAGGCCCTGGCCGTCGCGAGGCACGCGGGCTACCGCGTGTGGGAGGGGCAGGGCCTGCTCGTCCTCGCCGCCGTCGATCTCGCCCGCGACCTGCCGGAACGGGCCGCGGAACGCGCGGCGTGCGCGCTCGCCCTGCACCGGCGGTCCGGGTATCGGCTCGGGCAGGGCCGGGCGCTCCTCCTGCTGGCCGACGCCGCCGCCCGCGCCGGGCGGCCGGACACCTCCCGCGCCGAGGCCGGGCGCATCCTGGCCGAGATCGGAGCCGTCCCGCTCGACCGGCACGGGTAG
- a CDS encoding WXG100 family type VII secretion target: MGQSLLGGDPGEMQLMATQFTQQSEAVRGTMTALDREAAKVGTAWTGPGAERFQGAWQNYRTAFQRMTEELQEAARVINTYRGNIESATR, translated from the coding sequence ATGGGCCAGAGCCTGCTCGGTGGCGACCCCGGAGAAATGCAGCTGATGGCGACGCAGTTCACGCAGCAGTCGGAGGCGGTGCGGGGCACGATGACCGCGCTCGACCGCGAGGCCGCCAAGGTCGGCACGGCCTGGACCGGCCCCGGGGCCGAGCGCTTCCAGGGTGCCTGGCAGAACTACCGGACCGCGTTCCAGCGGATGACGGAGGAGCTCCAGGAGGCGGCGCGCGTCATCAACACCTACCGGGGCAACATCGAGTCCGCGACCCGCTGA
- a CDS encoding glycoside hydrolase family 3 protein: protein MHEPFRDPDVPIPDRIADLTRRLTLEEKLGLLHQYQAPVGRLGVGPFRTGTEALHGLAWLGPATVFPQAVGLASTWDPDLVRRVGEATSDEVLAFHHKDPAGAGRNVWAPVVNPLRDPRWGRNEEGYSEDPWLTGLMATAYARGLRGSDPTILKTAPTLKHFLGYNNETDRCVTSSNLPPRVLHEYELPAYRPALESGAAVAVMPSYNLVNGRPAHLSPLIERALRAWAPDEILVVSDAYAPGNLTGLQRYHDTLPEAYAHAVRAGLDSFTQDDDRGEATIGHLREAVDRGLLAEADVDRAVRHALSIRFRLGEFDPATPYDDITEEVVNRPEHQALAREAARRSFVLLANDGLLPLGPVTRIAVIGQLGDTLMEDWYSGTLPYAVTARAGLAERCETVFCEAVDRITLTAEAGPVTADPAGGPLSAGGPATTAAADRTGAFDLFDWGGGSYALRAVATGRFVSADDGILVNDQPGPNGWEVRQTFRLEDRPRGAIALRHISSGCYVGAGGDGVLRLVDDADQALWLTLEVVRSGAEQAAELAASADVAVVVVGDHPLVNGRETEDRTSLALAPAQDAVVAAVHAANPRTVMVISSGYPLTWTSEGPPAVLWSAHGGQEYGHALAEVLFGEADPEGRLTQTWYRSAQELPDLLDYDIITADATYLYFRGSPLYPFGHGLSYTTFDFADLRVSPAGAEVTTEVTAEVTVTNTGPREGVEVVQFYTHQQRSRVKQPLRRLRGFEKVRLAPGESRTVRLTLPVRELAFWDVTRGRFVVESAPHQLMVGRSATDLRLSARFEVAGETVPPRSGALAAVDHDEYDAVAFVDAAREDGEAVRSQVEGAWIAFREVDLTGAASCVVHAGSAEGGVVTLHLGDPLYGPALATFPVPRTDRYVFRAIEAPLAHVDGVHDLYVVFEDDGITLTRLELDGAHAGDGLGGGA from the coding sequence ATGCACGAACCCTTCCGCGACCCTGACGTCCCGATCCCCGACCGGATCGCGGACCTGACGCGCAGGCTCACCCTGGAGGAGAAGCTCGGCCTGCTGCACCAGTACCAGGCGCCGGTCGGCCGGCTGGGCGTCGGCCCGTTCCGCACCGGCACCGAGGCCCTGCACGGGCTGGCCTGGCTCGGCCCGGCCACCGTCTTCCCGCAGGCCGTCGGCCTCGCCTCCACCTGGGACCCCGACCTGGTTCGCCGGGTCGGCGAGGCCACCTCCGACGAGGTGCTGGCCTTCCACCACAAGGACCCGGCCGGCGCCGGCCGCAACGTCTGGGCGCCCGTGGTCAACCCGCTGCGCGACCCCCGCTGGGGCCGCAACGAGGAGGGCTACTCCGAGGACCCGTGGCTGACCGGGCTGATGGCCACGGCCTATGCGCGCGGTCTTCGTGGGAGCGACCCCACAATCCTCAAGACCGCCCCCACGCTCAAGCACTTCCTCGGCTACAACAACGAGACCGACCGCTGCGTCACCTCCAGCAACCTGCCGCCGCGCGTCCTGCACGAGTACGAGCTGCCCGCCTACCGCCCGGCCCTGGAGAGCGGCGCGGCCGTCGCCGTCATGCCCTCCTACAACCTGGTCAACGGCCGGCCCGCGCACCTCAGCCCGCTGATCGAGCGGGCCCTGCGGGCCTGGGCGCCGGACGAGATCCTCGTGGTCAGCGACGCCTACGCCCCCGGCAACCTGACCGGCCTGCAGCGCTACCACGACACGCTGCCCGAGGCGTACGCGCACGCGGTCAGGGCGGGGCTCGACAGCTTCACCCAGGACGACGACCGCGGCGAGGCCACGATCGGCCACCTGCGCGAGGCCGTCGACCGCGGCCTGCTCGCCGAGGCCGACGTGGACCGGGCGGTGCGGCACGCGCTGTCGATCAGGTTCCGGCTCGGCGAGTTCGACCCGGCGACGCCGTACGACGACATCACCGAGGAGGTGGTCAACCGGCCCGAGCACCAGGCGCTGGCCCGGGAGGCGGCCCGCCGGTCGTTCGTGCTGCTGGCCAACGACGGACTGCTGCCGCTCGGCCCCGTCACCAGGATCGCGGTGATCGGCCAGCTCGGCGACACCCTCATGGAGGACTGGTACAGCGGCACCCTCCCGTACGCCGTCACCGCCCGCGCGGGACTGGCCGAGCGGTGCGAGACCGTGTTCTGCGAGGCCGTGGACCGGATCACGCTGACCGCCGAGGCCGGCCCCGTCACCGCCGACCCGGCCGGCGGGCCGCTGAGCGCCGGCGGACCGGCGACGACCGCCGCGGCGGACCGGACCGGCGCCTTCGACCTGTTCGACTGGGGCGGCGGCTCCTACGCGCTGCGGGCCGTCGCCACCGGCAGGTTCGTCTCCGCCGACGACGGGATCCTCGTCAACGACCAGCCCGGCCCGAACGGCTGGGAGGTCCGCCAGACGTTCCGCCTGGAGGACCGGCCGCGTGGCGCGATCGCGCTGCGCCACATCTCCTCCGGCTGCTATGTCGGAGCGGGCGGCGACGGGGTGCTGCGCCTGGTGGACGACGCCGACCAGGCGCTCTGGCTGACCCTGGAGGTCGTCAGGAGCGGCGCCGAGCAGGCGGCCGAGCTGGCCGCGAGCGCCGACGTCGCCGTCGTCGTGGTCGGCGACCACCCGCTGGTCAACGGCCGCGAGACCGAGGACCGCACCAGCCTCGCCCTGGCGCCCGCGCAGGACGCCGTGGTCGCCGCCGTGCACGCCGCCAACCCGCGCACGGTCATGGTGATCAGCAGCGGCTACCCGCTCACCTGGACCAGCGAGGGCCCGCCCGCCGTGCTGTGGTCCGCGCACGGCGGCCAGGAGTACGGCCACGCCCTGGCCGAGGTGCTGTTCGGCGAGGCCGACCCGGAGGGCCGGCTCACCCAGACGTGGTACCGCTCCGCCCAGGAACTGCCCGACCTGCTCGACTACGACATCATCACGGCCGACGCCACCTACCTGTACTTCCGCGGCAGCCCGCTCTACCCGTTCGGGCACGGGCTCAGCTACACCACCTTCGACTTCGCCGACCTGCGGGTGTCGCCGGCGGGCGCTGAGGTGACGACTGAGGTGACGGCCGAGGTGACGGTGACGAACACCGGCCCCCGCGAGGGCGTCGAGGTCGTCCAGTTCTACACGCACCAGCAGCGCTCCCGGGTCAAGCAGCCGCTGCGCCGGCTGCGCGGCTTCGAGAAGGTGCGCCTCGCGCCCGGCGAGAGCCGGACCGTGCGCCTGACGCTGCCCGTTCGGGAGCTGGCCTTCTGGGACGTGACCCGGGGCAGGTTCGTCGTGGAGAGCGCGCCGCACCAGCTCATGGTCGGGCGCAGCGCTACCGACCTGCGGTTGAGCGCCCGCTTCGAGGTGGCGGGCGAGACCGTCCCGCCCCGCTCCGGGGCGCTGGCGGCCGTGGACCACGACGAGTACGACGCGGTCGCCTTCGTGGACGCCGCCCGGGAGGACGGCGAGGCCGTCCGCTCGCAGGTGGAGGGCGCCTGGATCGCGTTCCGCGAGGTGGACCTGACCGGCGCCGCCTCCTGCGTGGTGCACGCGGGCAGCGCGGAGGGCGGAGTCGTCACCCTCCACCTCGGCGACCCGCTCTACGGGCCGGCGCTGGCCACCTTCCCCGTCCCCCGCACCGACCGGTACGTCTTCCGGGCGATCGAGGCTCCGCTTGCGCACGTGGACGGCGTCCACGATCTTTATGTGGTGTTCGAGGACGACGGCATCACCCTGACCCGGCTCGAACTCGACGGCGCCCACGCGGGCGACGGGCTGGGAGGCGGTGCTTGA
- a CDS encoding acetyl/propionyl/methylcrotonyl-CoA carboxylase subunit alpha has protein sequence MRKVLIANRGEIAVRVARACKDAGLASVAVYSDEDLDALHARVADEAYALGGRSAGETYLDIGKLLDVARRSGADAVHPGYGFLAENASFAQAVIDAGLIWIGPPPEAIAALGDKVRARHIAQKVGAPLVAGTKDPVSGADEVVAFAEEHGLPIAIKAAYGGGGRGIKVARALEEVAELYESAVREAVAAFGRGECFVERYLDRPRHVETQCLADAHGNVVVVSTRDCSLQRRHQKLVEEAPAPFLTERQVELLYASSKAILREAGYVGAGTCEFLVGEDGTISFLEVNTRLQVEHPVTEEVAGVDLVREMFRVAAGEPLGYDDPELRGHAIEFRINAEDPGRGFLPAPGTLTVWRPPSGPGVRLDAGYEAGMTVPQSFDSLVAKLIVTGRTRAEALERSRRALAEFEVGGMPTVLPFHRAVVSDPAFTAEPFAVHTRWIETEFANTIEPYTGEAAGPDGEPAARETVTVEVGGKRLEVVLPAGLGTTGGVGGAAPAGARRPRRGAGGPKKAAAGGDALVSPMQGTIVKVVAGDGDVVAEGDTVVVLEAMKMEQPLTAHKSGAITGLSAAVGQTVTSGATICEIKDA, from the coding sequence GTGCGCAAGGTTCTGATCGCCAATCGCGGCGAGATCGCCGTACGGGTCGCGCGGGCGTGCAAGGACGCCGGTCTGGCCAGCGTGGCCGTCTACTCCGACGAGGACCTGGACGCCTTGCACGCGCGGGTCGCCGACGAGGCGTACGCGCTGGGCGGCCGCTCGGCCGGTGAGACCTACCTCGACATCGGCAAGCTGCTGGACGTCGCGCGGCGCTCGGGCGCCGACGCGGTGCACCCGGGATACGGCTTCCTGGCCGAGAACGCCTCCTTCGCGCAGGCGGTGATCGACGCGGGCCTGATCTGGATCGGGCCGCCGCCCGAGGCGATCGCGGCGCTGGGCGACAAGGTGCGGGCCCGGCACATCGCCCAGAAGGTGGGCGCCCCGCTGGTGGCCGGCACCAAGGACCCCGTCTCCGGCGCCGACGAGGTGGTGGCGTTCGCCGAGGAGCACGGCCTGCCCATCGCGATCAAGGCCGCCTACGGCGGCGGCGGCCGGGGCATCAAGGTGGCCCGCGCGCTGGAGGAGGTCGCCGAGCTGTACGAGTCGGCGGTGCGTGAGGCCGTGGCGGCCTTCGGCCGGGGCGAGTGCTTCGTGGAGCGCTACCTCGACCGGCCGCGCCACGTCGAGACGCAGTGCCTGGCCGACGCGCACGGCAACGTGGTGGTGGTCAGCACCCGCGACTGCTCGCTGCAGCGGCGGCACCAGAAGCTGGTGGAGGAGGCGCCGGCCCCGTTCCTGACGGAGCGGCAGGTCGAGCTGCTCTACGCCAGCTCCAAGGCGATCCTGCGCGAGGCGGGCTACGTGGGCGCGGGCACGTGCGAGTTCCTCGTCGGCGAGGACGGCACGATCTCGTTCCTGGAGGTCAACACCCGGCTGCAGGTCGAGCACCCGGTGACCGAGGAGGTGGCGGGCGTCGACCTGGTGCGGGAGATGTTCCGCGTCGCCGCCGGTGAGCCGCTCGGCTACGACGACCCGGAGCTGCGCGGTCACGCGATCGAGTTCCGGATCAACGCCGAGGACCCGGGCCGGGGCTTCCTGCCCGCGCCGGGCACGCTGACCGTCTGGCGACCGCCGTCGGGGCCGGGCGTGCGGCTCGACGCGGGCTACGAGGCGGGCATGACGGTGCCGCAGTCGTTCGACTCGCTGGTCGCCAAGCTGATCGTGACGGGCCGCACCCGCGCCGAGGCGCTGGAGCGCTCACGGCGGGCGCTGGCGGAGTTCGAGGTCGGCGGGATGCCGACCGTGCTGCCCTTCCACCGCGCGGTCGTGTCCGACCCGGCGTTCACCGCCGAGCCGTTCGCGGTGCACACCCGCTGGATCGAGACCGAGTTCGCCAACACGATCGAGCCCTACACCGGCGAGGCCGCCGGGCCCGACGGCGAGCCGGCGGCGCGCGAGACGGTGACGGTCGAGGTGGGCGGCAAGCGCCTGGAGGTGGTCCTGCCCGCCGGACTCGGCACGACCGGCGGCGTCGGGGGCGCGGCACCGGCGGGCGCCCGCAGGCCCAGGCGCGGCGCGGGCGGCCCGAAGAAGGCGGCGGCGGGCGGTGACGCCCTGGTGAGCCCGATGCAGGGCACGATCGTCAAGGTCGTCGCCGGCGACGGTGACGTGGTGGCCGAGGGCGACACGGTCGTGGTGCTGGAGGCCATGAAGATGGAGCAGCCGCTGACCGCGCACAAGTCCGGCGCCATCACGGGTCTGAGCGCCGCCGTGGGCCAGACCGTCACCTCCGGCGCCACCATCTGCGAGATCAAGGACGCCTGA
- a CDS encoding LacI family DNA-binding transcriptional regulator, translating into MSGRTVTIAEVARHAGVAVSTVSYVLSGKRTISADTRRRVLDSISALGYHPNAGARALASKRSNVIALVLPLRAGMHVPVLMRFASAVVTAARRFDHDVLLLTADEGTEGIRRVAASALVDALVLMDVELHDRRVPLLRELAEPSVLIGFPAEPAGLTCVDLDFAAAGARCVAHLSERGHTEIALLGAPSVVYERGTGFARRTREGFTDAVAAHGLDGVALPCEETFDEIHETVGRLLADRPGLSGLVVHNEAAVNHVLGSLRQLGRRVPGDVAVVAICPDDVAERASPPLSSVLIPAEEVGREAVRLVMEKLRGGSVPEATLLTPQLTVRAST; encoded by the coding sequence TTGAGCGGGCGCACGGTCACGATCGCCGAGGTCGCCCGGCACGCCGGCGTGGCGGTCAGCACGGTCTCCTACGTGCTCAGCGGCAAGCGGACGATCTCGGCCGACACCCGCAGGCGCGTGCTCGACAGCATCAGCGCGCTCGGCTACCACCCCAACGCCGGAGCCCGCGCGCTGGCCAGCAAGCGCTCCAACGTCATCGCGCTGGTGCTGCCGCTGCGCGCCGGCATGCACGTGCCCGTGCTGATGCGCTTCGCCAGCGCGGTCGTCACCGCCGCCCGCCGCTTCGACCACGACGTGCTGCTGCTGACCGCCGACGAGGGCACCGAGGGCATCCGCCGGGTCGCCGCCAGCGCCCTGGTCGACGCGCTCGTCCTCATGGACGTCGAGCTGCACGACCGCCGGGTGCCGCTGCTGCGCGAGCTGGCCGAGCCCAGCGTGCTCATCGGCTTCCCCGCCGAGCCCGCCGGGCTGACCTGCGTCGACCTCGACTTCGCCGCCGCCGGCGCCCGCTGCGTCGCCCACCTGTCCGAACGGGGGCACACCGAGATCGCGCTGCTCGGGGCCCCCTCGGTGGTCTACGAACGCGGCACCGGCTTCGCACGCCGTACCCGGGAGGGGTTCACCGACGCCGTCGCGGCCCACGGCCTCGACGGGGTGGCGCTGCCGTGCGAGGAGACGTTCGACGAGATCCACGAGACCGTCGGCCGCCTGCTCGCCGACCGGCCGGGCCTGTCCGGCCTGGTGGTGCACAACGAGGCGGCGGTCAACCACGTCCTCGGCTCGCTCCGCCAGCTCGGCCGGCGGGTGCCCGGCGACGTGGCCGTGGTCGCCATCTGCCCCGACGACGTGGCCGAACGGGCCAGCCCGCCGCTCTCGTCCGTCCTCATCCCGGCCGAGGAGGTCGGCCGGGAGGCGGTCCGGCTGGTCATGGAGAAGCTGCGGGGTGGTTCCGTGCCGGAGGCCACGCTGCTCACCCCGCAGCTCACCGTCCGCGCCAGCACCTGA
- a CDS encoding ROK family transcriptional regulator: MITSTTGPQPADFADVRATNLAVVLRFVREHAPCSRADIAASTGLNKATVSSLVADLIDRRLVRETGLTENRVGRPATMLVLDGSPYAAIGVEINVDYVSAVATGLAGERLLTWRRSFAGGASVSQDVAALAAVIRRVVNRMAKDERQILGLAVAVPGLVDVQGVVRLAPNLGWRDADVSGDLAKALRDPGFAVQVDNDANLAALAEHRFGSHAGAADLVYLTGEIGVGAGVILDGRLRRGALGYSGELGHVQLDPDGPACRCGRRGCLESVAGIAAVLRREPSPAEIQVEIEEVVRSARAGEAATLKILDSVGRGLGRGVAVIANLLNPEVVILGGYYVPLAPWLLPAVRDEVAGRVIAPGGCEVVASTLGHDAAALGGAAWVLDSVDSGRLPGGMSRFS, encoded by the coding sequence TTGATCACATCCACGACCGGCCCGCAGCCGGCCGACTTCGCCGACGTCCGGGCCACCAACCTCGCCGTCGTGCTGCGGTTCGTGCGCGAGCACGCGCCGTGCTCGCGGGCCGACATCGCGGCGTCCACGGGGCTGAACAAGGCGACGGTCTCGAGCCTGGTCGCCGACCTGATCGACCGCCGGCTGGTGCGCGAGACCGGCCTGACGGAGAACCGGGTGGGCAGGCCGGCCACGATGCTCGTCCTCGACGGCTCGCCGTACGCGGCGATCGGCGTGGAGATCAACGTCGACTACGTCTCGGCCGTGGCCACCGGCCTGGCGGGGGAGCGGCTGCTGACCTGGCGGCGCTCGTTCGCCGGCGGCGCGTCGGTGAGCCAGGACGTGGCCGCCCTCGCCGCCGTCATCCGGCGGGTGGTCAACCGCATGGCCAAGGACGAGCGCCAGATCCTCGGGCTGGCCGTGGCCGTGCCGGGCCTGGTCGACGTCCAGGGCGTCGTGCGGCTCGCGCCCAACCTCGGCTGGCGTGACGCCGACGTCAGCGGCGACCTGGCCAAGGCGCTGCGCGACCCGGGCTTCGCCGTCCAGGTCGACAACGACGCCAACCTCGCCGCGCTGGCCGAGCACCGCTTCGGCTCCCACGCGGGGGCCGCCGACCTCGTCTACCTCACCGGCGAGATCGGCGTGGGCGCCGGCGTCATCCTCGACGGCCGGCTGCGGCGGGGCGCCCTCGGCTACAGCGGCGAGCTCGGCCACGTGCAGCTCGACCCCGACGGACCCGCCTGCCGCTGCGGGCGGCGCGGCTGCCTGGAGTCGGTGGCCGGCATCGCCGCCGTGCTGCGGCGCGAGCCGTCACCGGCCGAGATCCAGGTCGAGATCGAGGAGGTCGTCAGGTCCGCCCGCGCGGGCGAGGCGGCCACCCTGAAGATCCTCGACTCCGTGGGCCGGGGCCTCGGCCGGGGCGTGGCCGTCATCGCCAACCTGCTCAACCCCGAGGTGGTCATCCTGGGCGGCTACTACGTGCCGCTCGCGCCGTGGCTGCTGCCCGCGGTGCGCGACGAGGTCGCCGGGCGGGTCATCGCGCCCGGCGGCTGTGAGGTGGTCGCCTCGACCCTCGGGCACGACGCCGCCGCTCTCGGTGGTGCCGCCTGGGTGCTCGACTCCGTCGACTCGGGCCGCCTGCCCGGCGGCATGTCGCGCTTCTCCTGA